A window of Solanum stenotomum isolate F172 chromosome 9, ASM1918654v1, whole genome shotgun sequence genomic DNA:
aaatttttattcgTGTGTGGTATATAACGGGGACCATCTTGATCGAATCAGAACATCAAAAATATTTGGTTACATTGTAAACAGTTCAATGCTTTGTTGCCCCTATGTAGATCAGAGTAGTCTACTTAGCAAACAGGCAAAAAACAAAGATTTATTAATCACTATGAAACAATAGTTAATCGTCGACACCTTGTCCTGGATGTTGTTTGGTCACTTAAACCAAAGACTAAGGAGTTAACTGGGATGGATTGGATCAAACCTAGGAAACTCCTGGTCCTAGGGAGCGCTTCCCCTCTAACCCCTACCCTACACAAATCTGGATTAGTCCAGCTAAAGGAAGGTATCACGATCATAGTATGTAATTGTACCGTATGAGCTTCCCCTGAATCATTGCTAATATGCAAACTCATTTTAGCGAACTAAGGCCTCCCTTTCGGTGGGAATTCCAAAGCTGAAGAAGATTCGGTGTGAGTTCCATCTGTTATAATCTCATCACATTTCTGCACAAATTCACAACATACAGAGGCATTCAACATTTCGTAGTGTCCTCATGACAGTCTTGGTGTCCTTCCATGAGTTATAGACCATTTTTCTTGGTTACATGCTTAACTGCATCGTCTGATGCAACGTTTTGGTCCTTCCACCACTCCAAGTATCTCATGCTGACATCTCATGACTTTGAGAGCCCTCTGAGCATGATTAACACAACGGGGCACATCTTGATTGAATCAGAACGTTAGCTGCATTTTCCTGTCTTCCCCACCAAATATAGTATTTTTAAGCTGAGCTCATTGTGAAGCAAGGAAAGccaattgttgggttttaaaaggtgtgaatggaaaatgaagattAATGCACCACTTCTTCAGAATTCGATGCCTTGTTTAGCAAAATCGAATTGAGAATGTACCAGAAAAATTGGTGGTATTCCGGTTAAAGATTACACCaggtaaccttcttattattAGGAGAAAATTAGTTTCTAAAAGTTAATTCTTTTGATACTTATCATCTGTATCTTTGGAAAAGATTTGCAAACCATATGTTTTGGAATGAATTTTCCTTGGCAAATAGTGTtacctttaaaattctttagtttgcaaAATGAGAGATGCataattttgtttgataaaatagtatgtcaaaatgttattGTTGGAAggctatttgaaaagaaaatcatttCTATGTGATAATCtaagaatatgttttattttgtttggaggaaaaaaaagcttttgtagttttgtactcTGTGTGAAATTTGTTTTTGCCTGATTGTTGTAgactaaaaacttttgtagttttctactctgGATAAATTGGACTATgcaattggtttgaagaatatgaaacttTCACCTAATAAGTCAGTGTTGTACTTTTGATTTTCTACAAACTTCATTGttaaatagaaaaacaaaagtttttgtctttattattagtattctaaatactaagtggtatgtctaaTTGTGATAGAAGAAAGACCAGTGACTTaaagtttgtgattttgtgcctGCAATAGGTGCCTCTATGGAATGAACTTTGACATTGTGTAAAGATTGTCAAAAGGATTTAAAGCACTAaaattcttttgtagaataatgtttccaaaagaggtttcatattgctgatgacattttgattgtatggaaaaaaatatgtggaaaaactattttcaaatacttgaaaaatatttttgagatcatatttGAAATGTgggggttctttgcttatgataaagataaaattagacttggtgtctaatttaattttagagcaaaagatatgaaattcaatgatacttttgtattatgttagacccacaaaattattggagtatatttgatattgtggttgATGAGTTTCTCtttttactagtatatggtgtgactagtatgaaactaccaaattatatatatacttgttcaaataataataataataataataataattttttaaaaagtgactGTTAGTTTTAAGGGTAGAAATGGACCAAAAAGGTGgattgaggggtatttttagcCCAATAGATGGATGCAGGGTATTCTTAGACCTTATCAAATAGTCCAAGGGTATTTTTAGCCCCTTTTCgtaatttattttgtgtttagATCTGATACATGTAttgttctttaaaaaattagatCTAATGATGTGATTTCACTTTAGTTTTCCAAAATACCTTTCATACCATGTTTATTAAATTCCATTATCTAACTTCTAAcgcaaaattatatataaattgacaCACACATACCACGCAAAACTGGTAATTTGATAAGCAATAATCGAATAATCTTACCCAATAggaaaaactaattaaaaattgaagaacaacATATTTTATTGAGCTTTAAATTAAGGGTCTATTTCAAAAGTCACCTGGTAATTGAATTAACCTATTTATTTGCCACAATATAATTACAGCgtaattataaatgtattgtttGGCCGCATAACTGTAATCataagattatattaaattttaaaaataaaagttaattatctaaaattaaaaatctatgTTAGACAAATAAGAGCCtttataaatgatttatattaaatatttaagatatatattatcttttaaaaatatgttaatcAACAAACATATGTacttaactaatattaataattgatttatatttttcaaattagtatactttaattgaattaataatGAAAACTAGAAGTACAACATTTATGAACATCATAAAATAcatgtttgacaaaaagattaatattataaatatgatgtcataaattatgaaaatatttgaaaaaagattatctatcaagtctaactaaaaaataaatgggTTGCAATGTGAAATATCAAGTCAAaactactaaaacaaatgaaatcaaAGATGTAACATAagtttttgatttgatttcgtAATACTAATCTTCCTTGGTATTTATAATGTTACGTTTGTCTTGAACCACTACttcattctatttttattactaTGTATTGATGAAAGATTGATTTTTCACGTTTCTTATGATTGTATGATTCTTTAATTTGGAAACTTCTGTTATTTATTTGGACAGAAGGAACTATTGCCAGTTCCaattaattgattaaaaatAGTTGCCAAGCATCTAGTgttgaaaatcatttttaggtGTCAAAAGCTGATTTTACATATATGGATAGAAGTGTTTGAATCAGTTAAAcgtgttttttttccttttcaaaatgGCTTAAATGTCCTTGagaatattgataaatataatattaaaatgaacgATAAAAATGGAATGAAGAGGTAACTAAAGTTATATTTTAGAAAGAGTATTTTGGAGATTTACAAAAGATATTACggataaaatcaaatcaaaagtgTCTAGAAACCGTACAATCATAAGTTGAGGACGACTAACTTATGATTCTTTTTTGACTGATTTTTAACTCATAAGCCAATACTTTTTGTATCTACCAATAAATACATAGATAAGTCAAAAATTACTTACTATAAGATAATTTGACCAACTACTAACTAGATTTCCCATGTTGTCATACTAATGCAACAAAATGCTTGGAGAACATCCCATTGCAATACTATACAATGGAACTGCCAAAATATTCTATAACTCCAAGAAGTGTTTCCCAAAAAGTCGATTGTATTTTGGGGGCAAACTGCTTACTACTCTATCTGCAAACATCACCAAAAATATAGCGCAAAATAAGCTTTAACTAGCAAGACATGTTATGAAGTCCAAGCACCATCATATTATATTACCATTACCTGCAACCCTTAAGATGTAACTATTCTTGAATGTCATCATACCTCCCAATGTGGCCAGCTGAAATAACGAATGTGTTTTATAAGATACCGAGAATGAAGGTAAATCATCacgaagaaagaaaaatatgatacCTGTATAATTTATCTGACGTGACCTCCTCCACCACCATGCTAAGATGTACAGGAACATCATGACTTGTTCTTATCACAACCAACTCCACAGATTCTCCAACATTATTCCACATGGTTTCGAATAGCTAATGATAAAAAGCACACATATTAGAATCAGTTTGCATCCTGCATTGCAATGATAAACACAAAGCAAGTACGAAAGATTGACTACAACGATAAAAATGAACATGCTCAGTTGCTCACAGAGCGATACAACCATAAGGAGCCCACAAACTTGTGAAGAAGCAATTGCCATACTCTACACAATAACAAGAAAGGTAATATACCTCCAAGAAACTCTGAATTCTTTTTCCACCAAACTGAATTATAACATCATTGGGTTTTATCCCAGCAGATTCAGCAGAAGAACCAGGTAGGACCTGTTGAACAGTTTTATCCAGCAATTAGTAACAATGATTTAACTAATTTCAACTAACAACATACATGGTTGAACAGAGTAACTTTTAATAACAGAAGTTCATAACAACCTGCGCGAAAAAGTTGCAACTACGTTGTTTACTACTTAGTACAATTGATGGTGTTTGCCATTCTTTTACACTTCTCCTGTTTCCTACATCAAATTCATGTTATTACTTATCTTTTGCATTTGTAGCATGTTCAAAATTTCAgcatttacaaattaaaatgaagtaTTTTTCTTTATGCACATGAGTTAACATGGACAGCGAGGATTCATAGGGTCTACTCCAACTAGTTTGGGATTGATGTGTGTAGTTGTTGTATTTCTTTAGGCGTATCATATACAAACGGGCACCTGATCACTGCACCTAAACCTGGCCTATTCTACCCTGGTGCTATAATGTGCCTGCTTAATTCAGCAACTATAAAGTAGAGGGACATCAATACCATCAAAAGAACGATTTCCCACAAAAAAAGCTGTAATAATATATAGAGCATACCTCTTCAACAATGACACCATTCAAGACATCAGGGaactttgaaataattatttccaGAATTCGTAGGCGAGCTGCATAAAGGTTAGTTACTTCCATCCCAAGCCAAGGTCGACGTGATTGTCTATGATACAAATAAAACCTAAAGATTAGTACCAGGTATTTGTGATTAGATTTTCTATATAAGTCTAAATGCTCTCCACTTTTCTTCATTACATTTGAAACAAAGGTCCATCATGGATATGAGAATGGAACAACATATTTCCAGAAATAAAGGTCATAATTTTATTGTTTCGCAATTTTTTCTATTCAATCTTTTGCAAGTTAGTAAAAGTTTAAGCGACATTAGAGATAAACCAAGAATCGGAATAAGGTCTATACATTAGCATATCATTAGGCAACACTTTGACACAATAAGTCCTTAAAACTTGAGGTACCTGTATTTCTTATAATGCTCCCACCATATGGAAGCTATATTGATTGGCAAGAATGCAATAGAGCATGGATCATAAAAGCAGATACCAATAACTTCTCCATAGCGGTTAATAAGTGGCCCCCCAATACCGCACTACAATAACAAGGAAAAAGCCCTGAATTAGCAATGTTAGAAAAACTAACAGACAACAAATATAGATAAAACATTCGTATCATTTGTCATTGATTAAGAATATACTCCCTCGatttcaaaataagtggtgCTATTAGCTTGTCACAGCCCATAAGAAAGTTACTCACTCCTAGAGAGAAGTGTTTTTATTAGGAACCGCTGATTTCTTGGTACATCACATTCATGCATTTGTGATTCATGTGACAGTATTGATACTCTTGAATTTGGAACAAAAGGGAGTATTCATTAGCAAAACAAACAAAGTGACTAACTACCAAAGTAAGAGATAAATGCGAgagattttctttaaaaaattgtgaaagaaAGTTACTCTCATAATATTGCAAGTTGCCTTGAGAAGCTCTTTACACTCTAAGTCATCGTCACAGCGATCAATGCTACAAGGATCAACCATAAAAATAATTGAGAGAGAAGTCTCAATAACAAACATGACAATCAAGTATGCAATAAAGGAAAAGTCAAATGAAAACACCAACCAGAATTCACCAGGAGCAGCAGTGATACCATACGGCTTCGCATAAAAACGTCCAAGTGCAATAACTATATCTCCAGGAATAAGATCAACTGAATTTGAATGTGGACGAAGTTGAAATGAATTCTCCTCAGTACTCCGGAGCTGGCTCGGATTAATTGTGATAGAATCACTTAAATGAGCCAAGGATGCAATTGGAAGTGTTGTGTCTGATTGAATCTTTACGGCAGCAACATTGTAGTGGAGGTCATATGATTCGATTTGACCATCAAATGATCTTCCATCGAATAGGTGCACGATAACCTAAATAAATAGTTATAATTATCAAATAATCTAGCAAGAATTTGgcaagaaatgacataaagagGATCACCAATAATCAAGAGATTAACAAATACTAATTTGGTTAAAGAAATTATTAGATAAATTTGAGAATGGGATAAAAAGAAATCACCAACCTTGATATTATCCGCTATAGAATTTCCACTCGTGGAACACCTAAAGAGACTTGCAGAGGTTAATATTATACTATAACTATTCACACTTTCTATAATAGTCCCAGAACATTGAAATATCTCCTTTTCCCCTGCAATgaacataaaaataaagaaacaaatataGAAGGAAGCAGCAAATatgagaaaagaaataaaactatCGAGAATAAATACCCGAGTATGATTTAAGACTGACGACGGATGTGGAAACTTTTAAAGCAGCCCTCTTTGTGTAAACATCTAAATGCTTATTTTGAGGATTCAAACAAAATCCTTGTTCTGTTCGACTCAACTTTATTGGTTCACTTACAAAGTCAGAACCTGCATAATTTCCAACAAACAtatgaaaatgaattttgatatcAGTaagttgagattttttttatgaaactCACTGCACTGAGCCTCCGTTAGCTCCCTCTTCCACGGAGTAAAAGCTTCCACCCACTTCCTTTTGAAACCATCAAAAGTCATAATTTACCTACAAAATAAGTCATTTTACTCCGACATAACCATTTCAATGATTAAAATCAACTAAACACTAATATGCAATCAAATTAGCATTTAACGATAATCTGATTTCAACACCTCTGAATATTCGACTTAAATTGTACCAAATCATATCAAGCCCTCTCCCGTATCACCACATCAATAAAACATACCAAAGACAGATACTTAAACCAGGTTAGAACACATGAGGATGAATAGGGACATACAACAAAAACATCGAGAAAAAAACACATTTGAATGAAACACACGAAGGAACAATAGAGCAGGAAAAAAAActcaacaacaaataaaataaaccaGACAAAAGAAGCCTTCCACATTGCTCTATATCATGCATTCCATGTTTCCCAATTGAAAATATGTTATTATGTCCCAACTACCAATGTTGCTAGTCTTCGTTGTGTAGAGCCAGAAGAAATTGTGGATAGAGTATAGACATATGATCAAAAGAGGCAACAAGGTTGTACATGGGAGTTCTTGAGGAGAGGTGATGGTGCAATTCGGATTTGAGCTAAAGGAGGTTGTACATGGTTTTTCATTGGGACTTGGGAgttagttaaattaattaaagctGATTTAGTTACAGTTTAGCTCTTTAGGAATTAGGGGTTGTTTAATCACATttattagaaattttttttatgtatattatataatcCCTTGTTTGGTAGGATGTTCAGCCTatgatgtataactaatacatagcAAACCATGGTATTAGGCTATTAGCAATATATGGATAAACATAGTTAAAGACAAAACTGCCATTAATACACCAAACAAAATATACCCAACATAATACAACTAATCTCAGCATAACAAGGGtttatatattactatttttaaggTATATATCAATGAAAGTCTGTGTAGCTCTATCACTAGTTTAGTTTAGTTATTAGCTTAGTTCAAATCAATCTTTGTGCTTCATTCTCTGTTCTTAACAAACAAACACATAAGGAAGAATCTAtcgatgaaaaaaaaaaatcactataaACACCCATAAACAAGGATTAACATAAAAAGAAGACTCTCAAATCTCAGCATAACTAGGGtttatatattactatttttaaggTATATATCAATGAAAGTCTGTGTAACTCTATCACTagtttagttagttattagcTTAGCTCAAATCAATCTTTGTGCTTCATTCTCTGTTCTTAACAAACAAACACATAAGGAAGAATCTATcgatgaagaaataaaaatcacTATAAACACCCATAAACAAGGATTAACATAAAAAGAAGACTCTCAAATTTCAAACACGATCTTACCAGACTGAGAGTCCGCAGAAATCTCAGGAATATGAGCTCTTGCAGAGAGGCAGAAATCTCAGGAGTATGTGAGCCAAGCGACGAAAACAAGGCTAAGCGAAATCAACCTTTATACTAACTCCGCTAATCAGAGTAGCTATCCAACTTCTACAATAAAAgtgtatattttctttttatcaaataaaaatgtaaatagATATATTGTGATAAACATAGTTCTTGCAGCCTAATATGTTAGGGTTAGAGTAGGTGGTCACTTCCAACATACTTTATTGAaatagtattataaataattgtgttctttatgaaaaagtgtcacttaaaatgttttgatttttcataaaaagatatgtctattaaatataactatttgtatagacatgaatattggtgaatagtcaTTTGTTATGTTTTGTAAAAGAAGCATTTGGACTATGTTGCCTTTATTGAACCTGATAAAACTTTGTTCAtgggtagttctataacaatcaaattgaaagttatggaaaTGTCCTTCCgaaaaggacatttgacaaggtgatgactctaaacaatgtttgtatcacacaaaattgtaagaaaaagGATCAAAATATTTGTGAGGAAAAACTTCCTCGCGgagagcttttcaaactcagtatttttatttgttcttagtTGCTTGAGTCAAACTGTTTATGACATGAACACTTAGggcatgtcaattacaaaactcAT
This region includes:
- the LOC125876276 gene encoding putative protease Do-like 14, whose amino-acid sequence is MTFDGFKRKWVEAFTPWKRELTEAQCSSDFVSEPIKLSRTEQGFCLNPQNKHLDVYTKRAALKVSTSVVSLKSYSGEKEIFQCSGTIIESVNSYSIILTSASLFRCSTSGNSIADNIKVIVHLFDGRSFDGQIESYDLHYNVAAVKIQSDTTLPIASLAHLSDSITINPSQLRSTEENSFQLRPHSNSVDLIPGDIVIALGRFYAKPYGITAAPGEFCIDRCDDDLECKELLKATCNIMRCGIGGPLINRYGEVIGICFYDPCSIAFLPINIASIWWEHYKKYRQSRRPWLGMEVTNLYAARLRILEIIISKFPDVLNGVIVEEVLPGSSAESAGIKPNDVIIQFGGKRIQSFLELFETMWNNVGESVELVVIRTSHDVPVHLSMVVEEVTSDKLYSWPHWEV